A genomic segment from Danio aesculapii chromosome 17, fDanAes4.1, whole genome shotgun sequence encodes:
- the kcnk3b gene encoding potassium channel subfamily K member 3, giving the protein MKRQNVRTLALIICTLSYLLIGAGVFDALESKQEKSQKGKLDYRKFLLMHKYNLTRLDFDQIEKVVLLLKPHKAGVQWKFSGSFYFAITVITTIGYGHAAPSTDAGKAFCMGYALLGIPLTLVMFQSLGERINTFVRFLLHKAKKCMGLRRPEVSMANMVIIGFFSCVSTLCIGAAAFSHYEGWTFFHAFYYCFITLTTIGFGDYVALQKDNALQNDPHYVAFSFVYILMGLTVIGAFLNLVVLRFMTMNTEDERRDAEQRALLSKDKHKGPVSRRAEPPSPSAVGRDKRRGLKSVYAEVLHFQTVCSCLWYRSREKLVILPQDLSFTDALMEQGDVSPHHFFENGPTGCVCNPQRCSAISTVSADLRNISPFRLFSKRRSSV; this is encoded by the exons ATGAAGAGACAAAACGTGCGGACACTCGCCTTAATCATCTGCACTTTGTCCTATTTGCTCATTGGAGCGGGAGTTTTCGACGCTCTCGAGTCAAAGCAAGAGAAAAGCCAGAAGGGCAAACTCGACTATCGCAAATTTCTGCTCATGCATAAATACAACCTCACCAGGCTTGACTTTGATCAGATTGAGAAGGTCGTGTTGCTTCTGAAGCCCCACAAAGCCGGAGTCCAGTGGAAGTTCTCCGGGTCTTTCTATTTCGCCATCACTGTGATAACAACCATAG GTTATGGCCATGCCGCCCCCAGTACGGATGCTGGTAAGGCATTCTGCATGGGATATGCACTTCTGGGCATCCCCCTCACCCTGGTGATGTTCCAGAGCCTGGGCGAACGCATTAACACCTTCGTCCGCTTCCTGTTGCACAAAGCCAAAAAATGCATGGGCCTGCGGCGGCCGGAAGTCTCCATGGCCAACATGGTGATCATCGGCTTTTTCTCCTGCGTCAGCACCTTATGCATAGGAGCAGCTGCCTTCTCCCACTACGAAGGTTGGACCTTTTTCCATGCCTTCTACTACTGCTTCATCACCCTCACCACCATCGGCTTTGGTGACTACGTAGCCCTACAAAAGGACAACGCACTCCAGAACGACCCTCATTACGTGGCCTTCAGTTTTGTCTACATCCTGATGGGCCTCACTGTCATCGGTGCTTTCCTCAATCTAGTGGTGCTACGCTTTATGACCATGAACACAGAGGACGAGAGAAGAGATGCCGAGCAGAGAGCGCTGCTCTCCAAAGATAAACACAAAGGTCCAGTTTCACGCCGTGCAGAACCTCCGAGCCCATCCGCCGTGGGCCGAGACAAAAGACGAGGGCTGAAGAGCGTCTACGCCGAGGTGCTTCACTTCCAGACGGTGTGCTCCTGCCTGTGGTACAGAAGCCGAGAGAAATTGGTGATCCTCCCGCAAGATCTGTCATTCACTGATGCGCTTATGGAGCAAGGAGACGTGTCGCCCCATCACTTCTTTGAAAACGGCCCCACTGGGTGCGTGTGTAATCCTCAACGCTGCTCGGCCATTAGCACTGTGTCTGCTGACCTGAGAAACATCTCGCCGTTCAGGCTCTTCTCCAAGAGACGCAGCTCTGTCTGA